The Populus alba chromosome 6, ASM523922v2, whole genome shotgun sequence genomic interval ttaactcgtttcatttttatttaaatgataataaattaaccATGATAATTagtgtgtgtatgtatatattGGAATCAAATGTACCATATATTAACTTAAATGCAAAAGTCAGTTCATCATAGTTGTTAAATCCAGTCCAATCTAAtgacttgatttaaaaaaattaagatctataattcaatttaaattgagtttttaattcAACTATATTAAATATTGACTCAATGAAACACTGCTGTCTTAACAAGGTTTTTAGTAATTTAGTTTTTCACAACCAAACTTGATTGATTCTCAACTGagtcaacattaaaaaattttaacttcaaaaaaataaaataaaactgttttaataaaaatagttaattcGATAAACCATGATTTGACGTAATAACCTAATTAGCCATTCACTTTCTTCGATTAATTCCCGGAACGATAACTATGAACTCCCATCCCCCAAACGAAACCAGCTGGTGTCGTTTCCCCCGCGCGGGAAAAGGAAAACTAAAAACCACGATGGCGGGAATCCGttatctaataaattaaaagttaccCTCCTCCCCTCCTGTCTTCCATTCGTTAACAATTGACTCACTCTTCCAAAAAATTCACATTTCTAGGGTTTCAAAAGAAcgaaaaaatgttttcaagcAGCCAATTCGACGCCACCTCCGCCTTCTCCGGCGGCGGATTCATGCCTTCTCAATCCACTCAGCTCACCGATTCCACACCTTCTCCCGCTAAAGCaagccttctctctctctctctctctgcgtgtgttttgttttgttaatttcgCTCCTTTTAATAATTGTTTCCCATTTTTCCATTCTGTCAAcgaaaattaaaccaaaaagcAACTTATTTAtcagtgttaggtttttttaattatatttcccGTGAAAGTGTGGGAAAATTATGTGAATCAATTGAGAAAGTGGAGTGAAAAGATCCGTGTTTTTGTCGATCTTCGCGGTTTTGTAGTCTTACTtgctgtttggttgctgagaaagtgTAGGAAAATTAAAGCACGTAACTAAAAAACTCTGATGAgtataatttgaatttgagtgttggaaatgaaaaaaattgtgttttttttttttgttagtctcAGGGTTATGGATTTtatgttgtttgtttgtttggtgTCAAAAATGGTGGGATGAGAAAGTAAGTAACTATTAATTATTGCCAAATGTCTAAGTTAgactgtgattttttttttcttttcataatattgTATAATTGTCAATTTTGTCCTGACAATTCCATtcctatttttttgtaaaaatttctTTGTTTGGGAATAGAGTCGCAATTCGTTGGGTGTGGTTCCAGTTACGGTGAAGCAGATAAGCCAAGCTTCTCAATCTGGTGATGAGAAGTCAAGTTTTGTGATCAACGGTGTGGATGTTACCAATGTAATCACTCTCAATTCTTGTTATATAAATATGGTTCTGTGGGTCTAAGCCTTAAATTTCTTTATCCATTTGGTTTCTCTTTAactattttcttccatttcttcGCCTTGTTGGTGTAGGTTACGGTTGTTGGACTGGTGTTTAATAAAGCTGAAAAGTCGACTGATGTTAGTTTTGTCATAGATGATGGAACAGGCCGTATTGGTTGTAGAAGATGGTAATTATGTGCTTGCATGTGAAATTTCTGTGTTCAAACGTAAAGAAATTGCTGgcctttaatcttttaaatttccatgccttgttgtgtaccaaaaaccaaataatcaaacaaaagtGTTGATTATATTCAAAATGGGAGTTTTTCATTTGTTGTGAAGAGTAGTTTTGACGTATGCTCAACGCTTCTAATAGGGTGACCGAGAATTTTGACAAATTGGAAATGGAGGCAGTACAGTAAGTTTCCAGTCTCTTATACATGTCTCTTACCAAGCATCTAGCATGAGAAAAATCTGGTGTCATGTGTTTTCTGATGTGAGATcttttaacatttgtttttttccctatgCGAATCATTTTTCTATAGAGATGAAATGTATGTTCGAGTTATTGGACACCTGAGAGTTTTTCAAGATGTCAAGCAGTTGGTTGCTTTCTCTGTCAGGTATTGACCATACCCTTTAGTCATCATTGTACTTGTCTTTCTGAAACTGTGCATTtcattcaattttcaatttccACTAATGATGGCACTTGAAATTTGCATTGACAAAGCAACTTGGAGTTGACGACGAGAGCTTTTTAGCCACATTTAACCActtattaagaaatatttttcttaagaacCCTTCTTGTTGAGCGTGGCTTGGATGTGTTTTATAGTGGACATGATTGGTTTCTTGCATCAGTTTGCACGCtttcattatttataaactCACTGCCATcttattgttctttttattattgcagGCCGGTGACAAACTTCGATGAgattacttttcattttatagATTGCATACATTCCCATTTGCAGAATTCCAAATTGCAGGTATTGATCTTGGAGCGGATGAATTATGTGCTATCAATAAAGTTTATGAAATGATTTGAGAGCATATTGTGTTTTCTGTTGGTTGGTTGTGTGAATTGTTTTCAACTGAATTTGCAGGGTGGAGCTTCAACTCAGCCTCATATGGTAGAATCATCAATGAACACTCCTGTGCGGAATGGTCAGACATTCACATCAAACCTGGTATGGGACAGCttcaaaaaaacttttttcaatGTCCTGGTTTCCAAATGTGTTTGGCATAACATTCTAGCTTCCTTTTCCCAGATGTCCAAGCAATTTGATGTTGATGGGCTAAAGGATTGTGATCAATTGGTCCTTGATCGTCTGCAACAGTCTTCAAGCATGTGAGTTGAACATTTAAACTCTCTACTCCATGCAGCTTCTTTCTCCTTGAAATCTCATGTTGTCTGTGGTTGCCTTGCCCTTTCTTAGTGCCACCGAAGTACCTTTGATTGCGTTTAATATATCAAGTTCTATATGGTTCTCATTCTCTTTTGTCCTCCAGCTGTAGACTGCTAATTTGGAATTGTTCCTTGTTTCATTGGAGTTCAATTTGTTTAAAACATCACTCTGCCCCATGTCATGGAGAGATgctctttttctgttttaatcTGTTGCTACTGaacttgtttttagttttttgagcagtccattaatttttttcttttggtttctttttttcaaaaacacatgcAGTTTGTCCTGACTGCTATGGACAATTAAGTTTTGCAGCGTTGCTTGGAATAGTTAGCCATGTTTTGCAAACACTATTCTTCTGACtgctattaaattttaatctgcTAATACTGAACTTACGTTTAGTTCCTTTACGAATGTTGAGAACTGTTCTTGGTTGCAGTGGACAGGAAAAAGGGATGCACATGGATGTACTTTGCCAACAGCTGAAACTTCCCATGGAGAAGATCAAGTAACCTCCCTCTCTATCTCCCCTTCTCACCCTACATTATCAAGTAATTCCTTTTATCgaccttttcttttgtcttggccAGGGAATCTATTAGATCACTTGAAGATGAAGGTTTAATATACTCTACAATTGACGAGTTTCACTACAAAGCAACCTGATGAAGTTCACAGTATTTTTTGAATGCTACCCAGTCTGCAATGCTGTTGCGAGTtattttgttccttcttttgaATATTAACAGAACAGCCTGtagatatttatttgtttccaTGTTAACATCTTAAGTGCAGGGATCTGGACATGTGTGTTATCGCTAAATCATATATAGAATTTCACAACATTTTGATGTCTTGTTTAGATTCCTAAATGACGTGCTGCTTAGAACTCGATCTAAAAGATCaaagattttgatttgtttcagtGAACAGATAATGAAGCACCCTATGCATGCCGAAGCCCCCATGAAAAAGAGAAGCCATGATTTATAGCTTAGGTGGCCTATCCTTTAACTAAAGGCATTAGCGTACTAAACATCTAAATTTTATCCTAAACATAATTGAAATCTTATGTTAACAAGTCATTAATTATGGCTGGATATAATAGCAATGTACGTTTCGAAAGATTGTGGCTTCCCTACATGAAACATCCTGGTTCCAATATTTGAACCTAGAAAATGATTAAACTTCATTAACCAACCCTTTAAAGCTCATGCCATTAATATGTAGCTATTGAACTTGTTCCTAGCTACAGATTTATGATTTCTGAGCAGTCCATGAAATGACGAGTAGCTCTGAACTAATGAAGGTTCttgtaatgattgtttttttaaagcaaagaaaggaACTCGTAGCCAATGAAGACATTGATTTGGAGTTTTTGATACTTTGAGTGTTTTGAGATAGTTTGGAATTTCCTTTACCTATGAATAAAGCACCAAGAAGTCTTTACATTCACTACTACTAGCTAGGGGCATACCCTCCATTAAAGGCACTTGCTTCTTCTGATTGGTTTCAGTGACCGATACTGTGGGATCCCAAGTACGCATAACCCCTTGAAAAAGGGAAGCATCTTCCATACATAACTGAAAATCTccatttaacaagttaatttggCCCTCATCTTTCCTTCATCAGTACTGTATATATAGCTATAACCCTggattgatgtcattttttgaaTAAAGTGTGAGGAACAAGGTTTCTGGCCCGAGTGATTCATTAAAGCAAAGCAGTAGAAGCAGTACTACCAGTTGAGGGATTTGGAGATGGAGAGATCAGTGCATGCAGGCCTTCTTAATTATAGCTTTAGTCTTATCTCTACGTAAATGAAAGCATCAGCATCTCCTTGGGAAGTAATCGTTTTTTCATTACGTAAGGCATGTATACCCATTACTAAAGACAATATTCGCATCGTAAATCTCATtttgaaaggtaaaacataattgaaatctcatgtcaaaaaataatttggcttTGCTACTTGAAACATCCCTTGGATTTGTCTTTCCCTTTTTAGCAAGGCTAAGTCATACAAGTCTATTGGTGTGATATTTAAAATGAAGCAAGGAATATATAGAgattgaagcaaagaaaagaaatacctGCTCGTTGAGTGCAGATTGGTTAAAGGATTTCGAGATCATGAGAGTACTTGCAGAATCTCTAATAGCTTTGAGTGTTTTGGAGATTTTCGAATCTTATTATCTCTATAAATGAAGCCCGGAAGCCTGAGGTTTTCCGCACGCTCTTCACAGCAACGTAAACATTCTTCTAGCATTCAAACCGATCATCACCGCTCAAACAAAGAAACACCTCAACTCAACCACCACCCAGTCACaccttttcttctaattttttccctttctttttttgtgtttccctCCTCCATCCACTTCTTTTTGAACCTGCAAAGAAAAAATGGCTGAAGGTGTGCTCTTCAATATCGCGGaggaaataataaagaaattaggTTCCCTAGCTGCTCAGGAGGTTGCACTATGGTGGGGATCAACGATCAATTGTGGAAGCTCAATGGCACAGTTACCAGGATCAAGGCTGTGATTCAAGATGCTGAGGAGCAGGcacaaaaacagaaacaaaaccatCAAATCGAAGACTGGCTCAAGAAGCTGCGGGAAGCTGTATATGATGCAGAGGATTTGCTGGACGATTTCTCAACACAAGTTCTGCGGAAGCAGTTGATGCCTGGGAAAAGAGTATCGAGGGAGGTACGCCTTTTTTTCTCAAGATCAAACCAATTTGTTTATGGTTCACGGATGGGTCATAGAGTTAAAGCACTTAGAGAGAGACTAGATGGCATTGAAATTGACagtaaaaaattcaactttgttCGTGGTGAGGAGAGAGCTTCTTTGACCACTGAAAGGGAGCAAACTACCTCATCTGAACCTGAAATAACAGTTGGGAGAGAGAGTGACAAAGCGGCAGttaaaatttttctaatgaATTCCAACTATGAGCATAATGTTTCTGTCATCTCCGTAGTTGGAATGGGAGGGTTGGGGAAGACCACACTAGCCCAACATGTTTTCAATGATGAGCAAGTTAAGGCGCACTTTGGTGTGAGACTCTGGGTAAGTGTCTCAGGCGGCTTAGATGTTAGAAAGATTATCAAAGGGGCTGTAGGTACTGGAGATTCTGATGATCAGTTAGAGAGTCTGAAAGAAAAGCTTGaaaggaaaatagaaaaaaaaaagttaccacGTGATGCCGTAGGAAGTAAGATAGTGGTAACTACACGTTCTCATGTAATTGCCAAATTCACAAGCACAATAGAGCCACATGTTTTAAAAGGTCTGTCTGTAGATGAGTCATGGGAACTGTTTAGAAGAAAGGCATTTCCTCAAGGCCAGGAGTCGGGTCATGTAGACGAGAGAATTAGAAAAGAGATTGTAGGGAGGTGTGGTGGAGTTCCTTTGGTTGTAAAGGCAATTGCGAGGTTAATGTCTTTGAAAGATAGAGCCCAGTGGTTGTCCTTTATACTAGATGAACTTCCGGATAGCATTAGAGATGATAACATCATACAGACCCTTAAGTTAAGCTATGATGCTCTTCCATCATTTATGAAGCATTGTTTTGCTCACTGTAGCTTATTTCCTAAAGGTCATAAGATAgatgtaaaatattttgattcgaCTTTGGATTGCACAAGGGTTTGTTAGCTCTTCAAATTC includes:
- the LOC118027532 gene encoding LOW QUALITY PROTEIN: replication protein A 32 kDa subunit A (The sequence of the model RefSeq protein was modified relative to this genomic sequence to represent the inferred CDS: inserted 2 bases in 1 codon) — translated: MFSSSQFDATSAFSGGGFMPSQSTQLTDSTPSPAKSRNSLGVVPVTVKQISQASQSGDEKSSFVINGVDVTNVTVVGLVFNKAEKSTDVSFVIDDGTGRIGCRRWVTENFDKLEMEAVQDEMYVRVIGHLRVFQDVKQLVAFSVRPVTNFDEITFHFIDCIHSHLQNSKLQGGASTQPHMVESSMNTPVRNGQTFTSNLMSKQFDVDGLKDCDQLVLDRLQQSSSIGQEKGMHMDVLCQQLKLPMEKIKESIRSLEDEGLIYSTIDXSFTTKQPDEVHSIF